One Streptosporangium sp. NBC_01495 DNA window includes the following coding sequences:
- a CDS encoding ABC transporter ATP-binding protein: MRSLPTANPGVPDARSPIRYLRWVAHTQRGPLLLGIVYATLWWLAMALVPYAMGRGIDAITARDLSSLTTWGGVVLALGIAQAVTGILRHRLAVYNWLAAAYRTVQVTARQSTRLGATLPKRMSTGEVVSVGNSDIAHIGNAIDILIRGSGAVVAIAVVTVILMGSSPPLGLVVLVGLPLMAVAVAPLLKPLHRRQNAHRDLQGDLSTRAADIVAGLRVLRGIGGERVFADRYGTESQRVRRAGVRVASVESMLEGAQVLLPGLLITVVTWLGATFAMRGEISAGQLVAFYGYAAFLIAPVRTLTEAADKLTKGHVAARRVVRILSLEPEVEGGTGRSEGGLLRDVASGVAVRPGMLTAVAAAVPEEAATIADRLGRYSEGDVDFGDVALATLPISEVRRRILVADNDAKLFAGVLRNELDVTGRATAEELDQALRAACAEDIVEALPGGLDGRVAEAGREFSGGQQQRLRLARALTVDPEVLILIEPTSAVDAHSEARIADRLAKARAGKTTLVCTTSPLVLDRTDHVIYVEGGVVRAQGTHRELLAAHPGYTAVVTRGEES; the protein is encoded by the coding sequence ATGCGCTCCTTACCCACCGCCAACCCCGGCGTTCCCGATGCCCGCAGTCCGATCAGATACCTGCGGTGGGTGGCCCATACGCAAAGGGGCCCGCTGCTCCTCGGCATCGTCTACGCCACCCTGTGGTGGCTCGCGATGGCGCTCGTGCCGTACGCCATGGGCAGGGGGATCGACGCCATCACTGCCAGGGACCTGTCGTCCCTGACCACCTGGGGCGGGGTGGTGCTCGCCCTGGGGATCGCGCAGGCCGTCACCGGCATCCTGCGCCACCGGCTGGCCGTCTACAACTGGCTGGCCGCCGCCTACCGGACCGTGCAGGTCACCGCCAGGCAGTCGACCCGGCTGGGTGCGACCCTGCCCAAGCGCATGTCCACCGGCGAGGTCGTCAGCGTCGGCAACTCCGACATCGCCCACATCGGCAACGCGATCGACATCCTGATCCGGGGCAGCGGCGCGGTCGTCGCCATCGCCGTCGTGACCGTCATCCTGATGGGCAGCTCACCGCCGCTCGGCCTGGTGGTGCTGGTGGGCCTGCCCCTCATGGCGGTCGCCGTCGCCCCCCTGCTCAAGCCGCTGCACCGCCGCCAGAACGCCCACCGCGACCTGCAGGGCGACCTCTCCACCCGCGCCGCCGACATCGTCGCCGGCCTGCGGGTGCTGCGCGGCATCGGCGGCGAGCGGGTCTTCGCCGACCGCTACGGCACCGAGTCCCAGCGGGTGCGGCGGGCGGGCGTGCGGGTGGCCTCCGTCGAGTCGATGCTGGAGGGCGCGCAGGTCCTGCTGCCTGGGCTGCTGATCACCGTGGTGACCTGGCTCGGCGCGACCTTCGCGATGCGCGGCGAGATCAGCGCCGGTCAGCTCGTCGCCTTCTACGGCTACGCCGCCTTCCTGATCGCCCCCGTGCGCACCCTCACCGAGGCCGCGGACAAGCTGACCAAGGGGCACGTCGCCGCCCGCAGGGTGGTGCGCATCCTCTCGCTGGAGCCGGAGGTGGAGGGCGGCACCGGCCGCTCCGAGGGCGGCCTGCTGCGCGACGTGGCCTCCGGGGTCGCCGTGCGCCCCGGCATGCTCACCGCCGTCGCGGCGGCCGTTCCCGAGGAGGCCGCGACCATCGCCGACCGGCTCGGCCGCTACAGCGAGGGCGACGTCGACTTCGGCGACGTGGCGCTCGCGACCCTGCCGATCTCCGAGGTACGCCGCCGGATCCTCGTCGCCGACAACGACGCCAAGCTGTTCGCCGGGGTGCTCAGAAACGAGCTCGACGTCACCGGCCGGGCCACGGCCGAGGAGCTCGACCAGGCGCTGCGGGCCGCGTGCGCCGAGGACATCGTCGAGGCGCTGCCCGGCGGTCTCGACGGGCGCGTCGCCGAGGCGGGCCGGGAGTTCTCCGGCGGCCAGCAGCAGCGGCTCCGGCTCGCCAGGGCGCTCACCGTCGACCCGGAGGTGCTCATCCTCATCGAGCCCACCAGCGCGGTCGACGCCCACAGCGAGGCGCGCATCGCCGACCGGCTCGCCAAGGCCCGCGCCGGCAAGACCACGCTGGTCTGCACGACCAGCCCGCTGGTGCTCGACCGCACCGACCACGTCATCTACGTCGAGGGAGGCGTCGTGCGCGCCCAGGGCACGCACCGGGAGCTCCTGGCCGCCCACCCGGGTTACACCGCCGTCGTCACCCGAGGGGAAGAGTCATGA
- a CDS encoding SGNH/GDSL hydrolase family protein, with product MMVTRTRIVAGLAGLAMAVGMTAGTAAPAAAAGVTPSFDVVALGDSYGSGTGAGDYEPGTEQTCYRSRNSSSTILVEQLRLRGTNVRFTNVMCSGAAIQDLRQPFKGEPAQLDALRRDTDLVTLNIGGNDIGFAGYGGVCVQADCTGAPTTAILDRMPALKRTLSSLLTEIKRRSPRAQIVMTGYGRAVTSGQNATGVQLDPICDAGVFSAEERLAGAKVSGALDAALSRTARAARARGVDVRFVSPHRSSTTLHPEFAGHSLCESATPFYRGFDALAPGQEGGVAVLHLGRQGHAALAALIQRKVPILAAR from the coding sequence ATGATGGTCACTCGCACAAGAATCGTCGCGGGCCTTGCGGGCCTCGCCATGGCCGTCGGGATGACGGCGGGCACGGCGGCCCCCGCCGCCGCGGCCGGTGTCACACCGTCCTTCGACGTGGTGGCGTTGGGCGACTCCTACGGATCCGGCACGGGGGCCGGAGACTACGAGCCCGGCACCGAGCAGACGTGTTATCGCAGCCGCAATTCCTCCTCCACGATTCTCGTCGAGCAGCTCCGGCTGCGAGGCACGAATGTGAGGTTCACCAACGTCATGTGCAGCGGAGCGGCCATCCAGGATCTGCGGCAGCCGTTCAAGGGGGAGCCTGCGCAACTCGACGCGCTCCGCCGGGACACCGATCTGGTGACGCTGAACATCGGCGGCAACGACATCGGCTTCGCCGGATACGGCGGCGTGTGCGTCCAGGCCGACTGCACCGGCGCGCCCACCACGGCGATCCTCGACCGCATGCCCGCCCTGAAGCGCACCCTGAGTAGCCTCCTCACCGAGATCAAGCGCCGCAGTCCCCGCGCCCAGATCGTCATGACCGGGTACGGCAGGGCGGTCACCAGCGGCCAGAACGCCACCGGCGTACAGCTCGACCCGATCTGCGACGCCGGTGTGTTCAGCGCCGAGGAGCGCCTGGCGGGGGCGAAGGTCTCCGGCGCGCTGGACGCGGCCCTGTCCCGGACCGCGCGGGCCGCCAGGGCACGCGGGGTCGACGTCCGGTTCGTCAGCCCGCACCGGAGTTCGACCACCCTGCACCCCGAGTTCGCCGGGCACTCGCTCTGCGAGTCCGCAACCCCGTTCTACCGGGGATTCGACGCCCTCGCCCCCGGCCAGGAGGGCGGGGTCGCGGTGCTGCACCTCGGCCGACAGGGCCATGCCGCCCTCGCCGCCCTCATCCAGCGCAAGGTCCCGATCCTCGCCGCGCGCTGA
- a CDS encoding formylglycine-generating enzyme family protein, with translation MSPEPTPPQEIAERMIEIPAGKIFLRDEGTKAIWKVEVGAFLLASHPVTRELYRAVRGEEGETPASPAGPRTPVTEVSWQEAVRFCNLLSEAAGLDPCYSMGDDRDGQDVVCDWEAGGYRLLSEAEWEYACRAGTSGVRYGELDEIAWYGGNSGGEVHDVATRAPNAWGLHDMIGNVWEWCWDLYDPGVYGPYRVFRGGGAYDLPRGCRASCRRKSHPTFRVDDLGFRLARSR, from the coding sequence ATGAGTCCCGAACCGACGCCGCCCCAGGAGATCGCCGAGCGCATGATCGAGATTCCCGCCGGGAAGATCTTCCTGCGGGACGAGGGGACGAAGGCGATCTGGAAGGTCGAGGTCGGGGCCTTCCTGCTGGCGTCGCATCCCGTGACCCGCGAGCTGTACCGCGCCGTTCGGGGCGAGGAGGGTGAAACGCCCGCGAGTCCGGCGGGGCCCAGGACGCCGGTGACCGAGGTCTCCTGGCAAGAGGCCGTCCGGTTCTGCAACCTGCTCTCCGAGGCGGCGGGGCTCGACCCCTGCTACTCGATGGGCGACGACCGCGACGGGCAGGACGTGGTCTGCGACTGGGAGGCCGGCGGCTATCGCCTCCTGTCCGAGGCGGAGTGGGAGTACGCGTGCAGGGCCGGGACCTCCGGCGTCCGCTACGGAGAGCTGGACGAGATCGCCTGGTACGGCGGGAACTCCGGCGGCGAGGTGCACGACGTCGCGACCAGGGCGCCGAACGCGTGGGGCCTGCACGACATGATCGGCAACGTGTGGGAGTGGTGCTGGGATCTCTACGATCCCGGCGTCTACGGCCCGTACCGCGTGTTCCGCGGCGGAGGCGCGTACGACCTTCCCCGAGGATGCCGGGCGTCGTGCCGCCGCAAGAGCCACCCGACCTTCCGCGTCGACGACCTCGGGTTCCGGCTCGCCCGATCGCGGTGA
- a CDS encoding Clp protease N-terminal domain-containing protein, with translation MLGRHGLDHAGAYRSVVRLTPSKPGDALDAEALESIGIDLSAIREKVEAAFGPGALDRRPGIERRGRVLGGLHIRFSPRAKKTLELSLREAVNLKHNYIGDGHILLGILREGEGLGSKVLADAGLDFTSLRQEIVVELG, from the coding sequence GTGCTGGGCCGTCACGGCCTCGACCACGCCGGCGCCTACCGGTCGGTCGTCCGCCTCACCCCGTCGAAGCCTGGCGACGCCCTCGACGCCGAGGCGCTGGAGTCGATCGGCATCGACCTGTCGGCCATCAGGGAGAAGGTGGAGGCGGCCTTCGGGCCCGGCGCCCTGGACCGCAGGCCCGGCATCGAGCGCCGGGGCCGCGTGCTCGGCGGCCTCCACATCCGCTTCAGCCCCCGGGCGAAGAAGACCCTGGAGCTGTCCCTGCGCGAGGCCGTCAACCTCAAGCACAACTACATCGGCGACGGGCACATCCTGCTGGGCATCCTGCGCGAGGGCGAGGGGCTGGGCAGCAAGGTCCTGGCCGACGCGGGCCTCGACTTCACGAGCCTGCGGCAGGAGATCGTCGTCGAGCTGGGCTAG
- a CDS encoding TetR/AcrR family transcriptional regulator produces the protein MPQPTQPEVIVTRSGTVRPGGRTARVREVVREATLAELAEKGYDRMTVEGVALRSGVHKTTVYRRWGSVEGLAADALDLAGAEPWPVPDTGTIEGDLRELTRLVLAGFADPETGPVSTAFIRASARDPVVAKALHAFFAARHEQSAVLVTRAVERGELPEDVDAADLVRTAVAPLYYRLFVSGEPVDEKVADRAAAAALAAARAGVFRPR, from the coding sequence GTGCCGCAACCCACGCAACCGGAGGTGATCGTGACGCGGAGCGGGACCGTACGGCCCGGTGGGCGTACCGCGCGGGTACGCGAGGTCGTACGCGAGGCCACCCTCGCCGAGCTGGCGGAGAAGGGGTACGACCGGATGACCGTGGAGGGCGTCGCGCTGCGCTCCGGGGTGCACAAGACCACGGTCTACCGGCGCTGGGGCAGCGTGGAGGGGCTCGCCGCCGACGCGCTCGACCTGGCCGGGGCCGAACCGTGGCCGGTTCCCGACACCGGCACGATCGAGGGGGACCTGCGTGAGCTCACCCGCCTGGTGCTGGCCGGTTTCGCCGACCCCGAGACGGGCCCGGTGTCGACCGCGTTCATCAGGGCCTCCGCGCGAGATCCGGTCGTCGCCAAGGCGTTGCACGCGTTCTTCGCCGCCCGCCACGAGCAGTCGGCGGTCCTCGTCACCCGGGCGGTGGAACGCGGTGAGCTGCCCGAGGACGTCGACGCCGCCGACCTGGTCCGCACCGCCGTCGCGCCGCTGTACTACCGGTTGTTCGTCAGCGGTGAGCCGGTGGACGAGAAGGTCGCCGACCGCGCCGCCGCCGCGGCTCTGGCGGCGGCGCGTGCCGGGGTGTTCCGGCCCCGGTGA
- a CDS encoding ABC transporter ATP-binding protein: MSRQILPVADQAQVRAYARRLTLKYPRDLTVALVLHALAAVAGLAVPWLLGGLVQGVHNGSGVDVTQVSLAIGGFVVAQAVLVRFAVYASSRLGEKVLAELREEFVERVLGLPLSTVERAGSGDLISRTSRDVDSLSRTVRHAVPETLIALVTCVITVGALVVVGPLLALPSLLAVPILWISTRWYLKRARDGYLRESAAYADMTDGLAETVNGARAVEALGLQERRHRRTDADITESWAAESYTLGLRTVWFPSVELGYVIPIVATLVIGGLFYTQDWVTLEQVTAATLYVQQLIDPLDRLLMWIDELQVGGASMARLLGVAEVPDDREAGSGAPEGSELKADDVRYAYREGHDVLHGIDLTVRPGERLAMVGPSGAGKSTLGRLLAGIHGPRTGSVAVGGVPLVELPLDDLRGHVALVTQEHHIFRGTVRDNVLIARPDADDARVREVLEAVNAWEWVEALPEGLDTAVGSGGEAIPAAQAQQLALARLVLADPHTLVLDEATSLIDPRAARHLERSLAAVLDGRTVIAIAHRLYTAHDADRVAVVEDGRISELGSHEELVAAGGSYAALWSSWHGTSR; the protein is encoded by the coding sequence ATGAGCAGGCAGATCCTGCCCGTCGCCGACCAGGCGCAGGTCCGTGCGTACGCCCGAAGGCTCACCCTGAAGTACCCCCGCGACCTGACCGTGGCCCTGGTCCTGCACGCCCTGGCCGCCGTCGCGGGCCTCGCGGTGCCGTGGCTGCTCGGCGGCCTCGTCCAGGGCGTCCACAACGGCTCCGGGGTCGACGTCACCCAGGTGTCACTGGCCATCGGCGGCTTCGTGGTCGCCCAGGCGGTGCTCGTCAGGTTCGCCGTCTACGCCTCCTCCAGGCTCGGGGAGAAGGTCCTCGCCGAGCTGCGCGAGGAGTTCGTCGAGCGGGTGCTCGGCCTGCCGCTGTCCACGGTCGAGCGCGCAGGGTCCGGTGACCTGATCTCGCGGACCTCGCGCGACGTCGACTCGCTGTCGCGCACCGTGCGGCACGCCGTGCCCGAGACGCTGATCGCGCTGGTCACCTGCGTGATCACCGTTGGCGCGCTCGTCGTGGTCGGGCCGCTGCTCGCGCTGCCCTCGCTGCTGGCCGTCCCCATCCTGTGGATCTCCACCCGCTGGTATCTCAAGCGCGCCAGGGACGGATACCTGCGCGAGAGCGCGGCGTACGCCGACATGACCGACGGCCTGGCCGAGACGGTCAACGGCGCCCGCGCCGTGGAGGCCCTGGGCCTGCAGGAGCGGCGCCACCGCCGTACCGACGCCGACATCACCGAGTCGTGGGCGGCCGAGAGCTACACGCTGGGGCTGCGCACGGTCTGGTTCCCCTCGGTCGAGCTCGGCTACGTGATCCCGATCGTGGCGACGCTGGTCATCGGCGGCCTCTTCTACACCCAGGACTGGGTCACGCTGGAGCAGGTCACCGCCGCCACACTGTACGTCCAGCAGCTCATCGACCCGCTTGACCGGCTGCTCATGTGGATCGACGAGCTCCAGGTCGGCGGCGCCTCCATGGCCCGCCTGCTGGGCGTCGCCGAGGTGCCCGACGACCGCGAGGCCGGTTCCGGCGCCCCCGAGGGCAGCGAGCTGAAGGCCGACGACGTCCGCTACGCCTACCGCGAGGGCCACGACGTGCTGCACGGCATCGACCTGACGGTGAGACCGGGGGAGCGGCTGGCCATGGTCGGTCCGTCCGGGGCCGGCAAGTCCACGCTGGGACGCCTGCTCGCGGGCATCCACGGCCCCCGCACCGGCTCCGTCGCGGTCGGCGGCGTCCCGCTGGTCGAGCTCCCCCTGGACGACCTGCGCGGCCATGTCGCCCTGGTGACCCAGGAGCACCACATCTTCCGGGGCACCGTACGCGACAACGTGCTGATCGCCCGGCCCGACGCCGACGATGCCCGGGTCCGTGAGGTGCTGGAGGCCGTCAACGCCTGGGAGTGGGTCGAGGCCCTGCCCGAGGGGCTCGACACGGCCGTCGGCTCCGGCGGCGAGGCCATCCCCGCCGCCCAGGCGCAGCAGCTGGCCCTCGCCCGGCTGGTCCTGGCCGATCCGCACACCCTCGTCCTCGACGAGGCCACCTCGCTGATCGACCCCCGCGCCGCCCGCCATCTGGAACGCTCACTGGCCGCCGTCCTCGACGGCCGTACGGTCATCGCCATCGCCCACCGCCTCTACACGGCCCACGACGCCGACCGCGTCGCGGTGGTCGAGGACGGCCGCATCAGCGAACTCGGCTCCCACGAGGAACTGGTCGCGGCGGGGGGCTCGTACGCGGCGCTGTGGAGCAGCTGGCACGGCACGTCCAGGTGA
- a CDS encoding Vgb family protein translates to MPRDLTVSIEELPVSGPDAGPYGITTGPDGALWFTMVHHGRIGRMTPGGELSSHQLDPASCGPTVITTGPDGALWFTEYQSHRIGRITTTGEIRSFPLPAPDAGPFGIAAGADGALWFTETGAGRIGRITTEGAVTEFSLPVTGAFPSAIAAGPDDGLWFTMNQANAIGRIGLGGDVAVHPLPTADAAPVGITGGSDGAMWFVEIGAGQIGRIEPGGRIDEFPLPDRAARPHAIVADPHGDHWFTEWGANRIGRITPDGRIDEHELPTPASEPHGIAAGPDGTLWAALETGALARLTPSAPR, encoded by the coding sequence ATGCCACGCGACCTGACCGTATCGATTGAGGAACTTCCCGTGTCCGGCCCCGACGCCGGGCCGTACGGGATCACCACCGGCCCCGACGGGGCGCTGTGGTTCACGATGGTCCATCACGGCCGGATCGGCCGGATGACCCCCGGCGGGGAACTCAGCTCCCACCAGCTCGACCCGGCCTCGTGCGGGCCGACGGTCATCACCACCGGCCCCGATGGCGCCCTGTGGTTCACCGAGTACCAGAGCCACCGGATCGGCCGGATCACCACGACCGGGGAGATCCGCTCGTTCCCGCTGCCAGCGCCGGATGCCGGGCCGTTCGGAATCGCGGCGGGAGCCGACGGCGCCCTGTGGTTCACCGAGACCGGCGCCGGCCGGATCGGCCGGATCACCACCGAAGGAGCGGTCACCGAGTTCTCCCTCCCGGTCACCGGGGCGTTCCCGTCCGCGATCGCCGCCGGCCCCGACGACGGGCTGTGGTTCACGATGAACCAGGCGAACGCGATCGGCCGGATCGGCCTGGGCGGCGACGTCGCGGTTCACCCATTGCCGACCGCCGACGCGGCCCCCGTGGGCATCACCGGCGGCTCGGACGGCGCGATGTGGTTCGTCGAGATCGGCGCGGGCCAGATCGGGCGGATCGAACCGGGCGGACGGATCGACGAGTTCCCGCTTCCCGATCGCGCGGCGCGCCCCCACGCCATCGTCGCCGACCCGCACGGCGACCACTGGTTCACCGAGTGGGGGGCCAACCGCATCGGGCGGATCACCCCCGACGGCCGGATCGACGAACACGAGTTGCCGACCCCGGCATCGGAGCCGCACGGCATCGCGGCCGGACCCGACGGCACCCTGTGGGCCGCCCTCGAAACCGGCGCCCTGGCCCGGCTCACCCCCTCGGCCCCGCGGTGA
- a CDS encoding RNA polymerase subunit sigma-70, translating into MSDTAQLASDAGSRDPAVGLRAVRALRTLVDRLEALQVENAREQGWSWQEIAHCLEVTRQAVHKKYAGGRGLLRRER; encoded by the coding sequence ATGAGTGATACGGCGCAGCTGGCATCCGACGCCGGTAGCCGCGATCCGGCCGTGGGCCTGCGGGCCGTGCGGGCACTGCGAACGCTGGTCGACCGGCTGGAGGCCCTCCAGGTGGAGAACGCACGGGAGCAGGGCTGGTCCTGGCAGGAGATCGCGCACTGTCTGGAAGTGACCCGGCAGGCGGTGCACAAGAAGTACGCGGGCGGCCGAGGTTTGCTGAGACGGGAGAGATAG
- the abc-f gene encoding ribosomal protection-like ABC-F family protein, whose translation MLFRRPVLSTQLTLRGVSKTYGERPLLDHVSFTVRPGERAGIVGENGSGKSTLLRLISGVEAPDDGEITVSADGGIGYLGQSLDLPADQTVQHAVDAALAELRAMERRMRVLEDDLTEDRLAEYGDLLSAYEARGGYEADARVDKALHGLGLGHVERDRPLGTLSGGEQARLGLACLLAASPEVLLLDEPTNHLDDSSTAWLEERLRAHRGTVVAVSHDRLFLDRVATAILEVEGGGVTRFGGGYTGFLAEQAAARRRWEQAYADWREEIRRVETFAATTAHRVAPGRPMKDGNKLAYDRDAGRVQSSVAGRIRQAQERLRRLLEDRVPRPPEPLRFEGLFRSGATEGPVAELDAVRVGDRLIVDSFGVEPGQRLLIHGPNGAGKSTFLRVLAGDLQPDGGTVRHRGGIGYLPQESPPSRPGRTVLDTFAEGRPGYPDEHRTRLLSMGLFKPGDLQTPAGALSVGQQRRLALARLLTCEADLLLLDEPTNHLSLTLVEELEEALAAYRGALVVVSHDRALRGRFTGTEIEMRDGRLV comes from the coding sequence ATCCTGTTCCGGAGGCCCGTCCTGTCCACTCAGCTCACCCTTCGCGGGGTTTCCAAGACGTACGGCGAACGACCGCTTCTTGACCACGTCTCCTTCACCGTCAGGCCGGGCGAGCGCGCCGGGATCGTCGGGGAGAACGGCTCGGGCAAGTCGACCCTGCTGCGACTGATCTCCGGAGTCGAGGCCCCGGACGACGGCGAGATCACCGTCTCCGCCGACGGCGGGATCGGTTACCTCGGCCAGAGCCTCGACCTGCCCGCCGACCAGACCGTCCAGCACGCCGTCGACGCCGCGCTCGCGGAGTTGCGTGCCATGGAGCGGCGGATGCGGGTCCTGGAGGACGACCTCACCGAGGACCGGCTGGCCGAGTACGGCGACCTGCTGAGCGCGTACGAGGCGCGCGGCGGCTACGAGGCGGACGCCCGCGTGGACAAGGCCCTGCACGGCCTCGGGCTCGGGCACGTCGAGCGCGACCGCCCGCTGGGCACCCTGTCCGGCGGCGAGCAGGCCCGGCTCGGCCTGGCCTGCCTGCTGGCGGCCTCCCCCGAGGTCCTCCTGCTCGACGAGCCGACCAACCACCTCGACGACTCCTCGACGGCCTGGCTGGAAGAACGGCTGCGCGCCCACCGGGGCACGGTGGTCGCCGTCTCCCACGACCGCCTCTTCCTCGACCGGGTGGCCACCGCGATCCTGGAGGTCGAGGGCGGCGGGGTGACCCGGTTCGGCGGCGGCTACACCGGGTTCCTGGCCGAGCAGGCGGCGGCCCGGCGGCGGTGGGAGCAGGCCTACGCCGACTGGCGCGAGGAGATCAGGCGGGTGGAGACCTTCGCGGCGACCACCGCGCACCGCGTCGCGCCCGGCCGCCCCATGAAGGACGGCAACAAACTGGCCTACGACCGCGACGCGGGCCGGGTGCAGAGCTCGGTCGCCGGCCGGATCCGCCAGGCGCAGGAGCGCCTGCGCCGGCTCCTGGAGGACCGGGTACCCAGGCCGCCGGAGCCCCTGCGGTTCGAAGGGCTCTTCAGAAGCGGCGCGACCGAAGGCCCGGTCGCCGAGCTGGACGCCGTACGGGTGGGAGACCGGCTCATCGTCGACTCCTTCGGCGTCGAGCCGGGACAGCGGCTGCTGATCCACGGCCCCAACGGCGCGGGCAAGTCGACCTTCCTGCGAGTCCTCGCCGGTGACCTCCAGCCCGACGGCGGGACCGTACGCCACCGAGGAGGGATCGGCTACCTGCCACAGGAGTCACCCCCGTCCCGGCCGGGACGGACCGTCCTCGACACGTTCGCCGAGGGTCGGCCGGGCTATCCGGACGAGCACCGCACGCGGCTGCTGTCGATGGGCCTGTTCAAGCCCGGCGACCTGCAGACCCCGGCCGGGGCCCTGTCGGTCGGCCAGCAGCGGCGGCTCGCCCTGGCCAGGCTGCTGACCTGTGAGGCCGACCTGCTGCTGCTCGACGAGCCGACCAACCACCTCTCACTCACCCTCGTCGAGGAGCTGGAGGAGGCCCTCGCCGCCTATCGGGGCGCCCTCGTCGTGGTCTCCCACGACCGGGCGCTGCGCGGCCGGTTCACCGGCACCGAGATCGAGATGCGCGACGGCCGCCTCGTCTGA